A DNA window from Magnetococcales bacterium contains the following coding sequences:
- a CDS encoding EAL domain-containing protein — protein sequence MRLLVAFGLLSFMIMVGLVGLWHRQAMIAQLLAQGQTGLTLLSRVVVSDLGPDLSALLATPLEREATVEPPPEFSRLDTRLAPHLRAYAISHVTVFNLRGEVLFSTDYRYAVGQDHSGDEAVKAALAGRITTALDAGASVLGLDGGTTDRFLLKSHLPLTRESGSAVEGVFEWHQDVTPFVERIRVSLWQEMITVGLFMALFVGLFSLVVRRLMRHIRAHEQNRLQFMQQIQQDKSELERRIQDRTRELTRTNQALQIEVQVRRQTEVELCLAASVYQNTTEGIMVMDPKGIIESVNPAFVAITGYSEDEAIHQSMSMLYSTQHDASFHRQIEQQLAAHGCWRGEMWSQRKNGAIYPEFANISAIRDGDGTIRQFVKVFTDLSGIRSSEQQLHFLVHHDSLTGLPNRLQLKDRMRQSFSYAVRFNQIVGVLFLGIDRFTLINEAVGRNIGDRILRDVALRLTQCLRDEDSLARVGGDEFVVIATGLLQGGNAGRIARKLLATLSEPFLVEQERYYLSASIGITLFPLDEGDEDSHLKKAESAMRRAKEQGGNAIQFFTKEIDAVSSKRMAIENGLRLALERKELFLHYQPQIDVVTGRLMGVEALVRWKSPELGLVSPVNFIPIAEESDLIAAIGEWVLRTACEQNMRWQEEGFAPIRMAVNLSARQFQNPDLPARITRILKDTGMDSHYLELELTEGMFMRDIDETVSTLHTLKSMNLQLSIDDFGTGYSSLSYLKRFPIHTLKIDRAFVRDIIADPDDAAITKTIVSMAKNLNLQVVAEGVAAPDQLEFLRSLGCDLVQGFLFSQPVAPEEIALYLEEDRMYGQKPSFAPRLHSGGASVIIFPEAVKQQEGID from the coding sequence ATGCGACTTCTGGTCGCTTTTGGTCTGCTCTCCTTCATGATCATGGTGGGCCTTGTCGGTTTGTGGCATCGGCAGGCCATGATCGCTCAACTGCTCGCCCAGGGTCAAACCGGTCTCACACTCCTCTCCCGCGTCGTGGTTTCCGACCTCGGACCGGACCTCTCCGCGCTCCTGGCCACCCCTTTGGAGCGTGAGGCCACTGTGGAGCCTCCGCCCGAATTCTCCAGACTCGACACGCGGCTCGCCCCCCATCTGCGCGCATACGCCATTTCCCATGTCACCGTTTTCAATCTTCGGGGTGAGGTGCTGTTTTCCACCGACTACCGGTACGCGGTCGGTCAGGATCACTCCGGCGACGAGGCGGTCAAGGCGGCTCTCGCCGGACGCATCACCACCGCGCTCGATGCCGGGGCGTCGGTCCTCGGTCTGGATGGGGGCACGACGGATCGTTTCCTGCTCAAGAGTCATCTGCCCCTGACCCGTGAGAGCGGATCGGCGGTCGAGGGGGTGTTCGAGTGGCATCAGGATGTGACCCCCTTCGTGGAGCGGATCCGGGTTTCGTTGTGGCAGGAGATGATCACGGTGGGTCTGTTCATGGCCCTGTTCGTGGGCCTGTTCAGCCTGGTGGTGCGGCGTCTGATGCGGCACATCCGTGCCCACGAACAGAACCGCTTGCAGTTCATGCAACAGATCCAGCAGGACAAATCCGAACTGGAACGACGTATTCAGGATCGCACCCGGGAGCTGACACGCACCAATCAGGCCCTCCAGATCGAAGTCCAGGTGCGGCGTCAGACCGAAGTCGAACTCTGTCTGGCCGCCAGCGTCTACCAGAATACCACCGAAGGGATCATGGTCATGGATCCCAAGGGGATCATCGAATCGGTCAATCCGGCATTTGTGGCCATCACCGGCTATTCGGAAGACGAGGCGATCCATCAGTCCATGAGTATGCTTTACTCCACCCAGCACGACGCCTCCTTCCATCGGCAGATCGAACAGCAACTCGCCGCCCACGGCTGCTGGCGGGGGGAGATGTGGAGTCAGCGCAAGAACGGGGCGATCTATCCGGAGTTCGCCAATATCAGCGCCATCCGGGACGGGGATGGGACGATCCGTCAATTCGTCAAGGTGTTCACCGATCTTTCCGGCATCCGCAGTTCGGAACAACAGCTTCATTTCCTGGTGCATCACGACTCCCTCACCGGACTGCCCAACCGCTTGCAGCTCAAAGACCGGATGCGGCAATCCTTCTCCTACGCGGTTCGGTTCAATCAGATCGTCGGGGTATTGTTTCTGGGCATCGACCGTTTCACGTTGATCAACGAGGCGGTGGGACGCAATATCGGGGATCGCATTTTGCGGGATGTGGCCTTGCGGTTGACCCAGTGTCTGCGGGATGAGGACTCTTTGGCCCGGGTGGGAGGTGACGAGTTTGTGGTGATCGCCACCGGTCTGCTGCAAGGAGGCAATGCCGGACGTATCGCCCGCAAACTCCTCGCCACCCTGAGCGAACCTTTTTTGGTGGAGCAGGAGCGTTATTATCTGTCCGCCAGCATCGGCATCACCCTGTTCCCCCTGGACGAAGGGGACGAGGACAGCCATCTCAAAAAAGCCGAGTCCGCCATGCGCCGCGCCAAGGAGCAGGGGGGCAACGCCATCCAGTTTTTCACCAAGGAGATCGACGCGGTTTCATCCAAGCGTATGGCCATCGAGAATGGTTTGCGGCTGGCCCTGGAGCGCAAAGAACTTTTTTTGCACTATCAGCCCCAAATCGATGTGGTCACCGGTCGTCTCATGGGGGTGGAGGCCCTGGTGCGCTGGAAGAGTCCCGAACTGGGATTGGTTTCGCCGGTCAATTTCATTCCCATCGCCGAAGAGAGCGATCTGATCGCCGCCATCGGGGAATGGGTGTTGCGGACCGCCTGTGAACAGAACATGCGCTGGCAGGAAGAGGGGTTCGCCCCCATTCGCATGGCGGTCAATCTGTCGGCGCGCCAGTTCCAGAATCCGGATTTGCCGGCGAGAATCACCCGGATCCTGAAAGATACCGGGATGGATTCCCACTATCTGGAGCTGGAATTGACCGAAGGTATGTTCATGCGGGATATCGACGAAACCGTCTCTACCTTGCATACCCTCAAGTCCATGAATCTGCAATTGTCCATCGACGATTTCGGCACCGGTTACTCTTCTTTGAGTTATCTGAAGCGTTTTCCCATTCACACCCTCAAGATCGACCGGGCGTTTGTGCGGGACATCATCGCCGATCCCGATGACGCCGCCATTACCAAGACCATTGTTTCCATGGCCAAAAACCTGAATTTGCAGGTGGTGGCCGAAGGGGTGGCCGCCCCGGATCAGTTGGAGTTTCTCCGTTCCTTGGGCTGCGATCTGGTGCAGGGATTTTTGTTCAGCCAGCCGGTTGCGCCGGAGGAGATCGCCTTGTATTTGGAAGAAGATCGCATGTATGGCCAAAAACCCTCTTTTGCGCCCAGATTGCATTCCGGCGGCGCATCGGTGATTATTTTTCCGGAGGCAGTCAAACAACAAGAAGGGATTGATTGA
- a CDS encoding NAD-dependent epimerase/dehydratase family protein, which yields MTGSLAMQRVLLTGATGFVGQAIARALVREGCRVMALVRNPQAAKILLPDDVAFFSCNLEDRGTVVELFPLADICIHLASVKFNYKVHTEQALMVAERNLEIHRNLIEGCRARGIPKVMFLSSVVVYEDLAHHLLTERSPVRFVDTPDGYAWSKLVMEGLFRFLTRETGIQSICVRADNTYGPGDSYAVQGMQVIPSIVRKAHQDNPLIIWGSGMQKRTFLYVNDLVRGLLALLGMERNIPEVINLSSSQVVTLMNVAQEVVRQTGREVEVVVDTDQPEGNAWRCMDNSLFLKTVGRDFLFTPLQEGLNATIRDFRTRFTEHDGLQI from the coding sequence ATGACGGGTTCTCTGGCTATGCAGAGGGTTCTTCTTACTGGAGCCACCGGTTTCGTGGGACAGGCTATAGCGCGTGCCCTAGTGCGGGAAGGATGTCGAGTCATGGCTCTGGTGCGTAACCCGCAAGCGGCAAAGATCCTTCTGCCCGACGACGTGGCGTTTTTCTCCTGCAACCTAGAGGACCGAGGGACCGTTGTTGAACTATTTCCTTTGGCGGATATCTGTATACATTTGGCCAGTGTCAAGTTTAACTATAAAGTTCATACCGAACAGGCGCTGATGGTAGCGGAACGAAACTTGGAAATCCATCGCAATCTAATCGAGGGATGTCGAGCGCGTGGCATCCCGAAGGTAATGTTCTTGAGCAGCGTGGTGGTTTACGAGGATTTGGCGCACCATCTTTTGACCGAGCGATCTCCTGTGCGCTTTGTGGATACCCCCGACGGCTACGCATGGTCTAAACTGGTCATGGAAGGTTTGTTCCGGTTTTTAACACGTGAGACCGGCATACAAAGCATTTGTGTCCGGGCAGACAATACCTACGGACCGGGTGACAGCTATGCCGTGCAGGGTATGCAGGTCATTCCATCCATAGTGCGTAAGGCGCATCAGGACAATCCTCTGATAATCTGGGGATCAGGGATGCAGAAGAGGACTTTTCTATATGTGAATGATCTGGTACGTGGATTGTTGGCGTTGTTGGGCATGGAGCGGAATATTCCGGAGGTGATCAACCTTTCGTCTTCCCAGGTAGTTACTTTAATGAATGTCGCCCAGGAGGTGGTGCGTCAGACGGGTCGTGAAGTGGAAGTCGTGGTAGATACCGATCAGCCGGAAGGCAACGCTTGGCGCTGCATGGATAACAGCCTTTTCCTGAAAACTGTAGGCCGGGATTTTTTGTTTACTCCGTTGCAGGAGGGACTGAATGCTACAATTAGAGATTTTCGTACTCGATTTACAGAGCATGATGGACTCCAGATTTAA
- a CDS encoding alpha/beta fold hydrolase, whose translation MPEEWVVLVHGLWLDGSEFLWLDRQLRRDGYRVLTFQYPTARRDLEDNAERLWEFLELRFGPGMKRVTAGAVHLVCHSLGGLVALRMLERHPEAPMGRMVALGSPFRGSHSARRMARWPGGAWLLGRSLEGALDGQREWRVPPGRQIGVLAGTLPLGLGHLVLGLESPNDGVVAVAETHLPGAVHATVPMMHVGLVSSPRVASWVRHFLKTGETEW comes from the coding sequence ATGCCGGAGGAGTGGGTGGTGCTGGTGCATGGATTGTGGCTGGATGGCTCGGAGTTTCTCTGGCTGGATCGGCAGTTGCGCCGGGATGGTTATCGGGTGTTGACCTTTCAATATCCCACGGCGCGGCGTGACCTGGAAGACAATGCCGAACGGTTGTGGGAGTTTCTGGAACTGCGTTTCGGACCTGGCATGAAACGGGTGACGGCGGGTGCGGTTCATCTGGTGTGTCACAGTCTGGGGGGGCTGGTGGCCCTGCGCATGCTGGAACGCCATCCGGAGGCTCCCATGGGTCGCATGGTGGCTTTGGGGTCCCCGTTCCGGGGGTCGCATTCCGCCCGACGCATGGCCCGCTGGCCGGGTGGGGCCTGGCTGCTGGGTCGCAGTCTTGAGGGCGCTTTGGATGGTCAACGGGAGTGGCGCGTGCCTCCGGGACGGCAGATCGGCGTTTTGGCGGGCACGCTTCCTTTGGGTCTGGGGCATCTGGTCTTGGGGCTGGAGTCTCCCAACGATGGGGTGGTGGCGGTGGCGGAGACCCATCTGCCCGGAGCGGTGCATGCCACGGTGCCCATGATGCATGTGGGGCTGGTTTCCTCCCCCCGGGTGGCGAGTTGGGTGCGACATTTCTTGAAAACAGGAGAGACGGAATGGTGA
- a CDS encoding diacylglycerol kinase, translating into MKPGATGLTRVINAAGYSMLGLRAAWQHEAAFRQELGLLVILFPLGLWLGRSGVERGLLIGSLLLVLIVELINSAVEAVVDRTGSEWHPLSGRAKDIGSAAVLVAMILVALVWGLILWERLA; encoded by the coding sequence ATGAAACCAGGGGCCACGGGGTTGACCCGGGTGATCAATGCCGCCGGATACTCCATGTTGGGCCTGCGGGCCGCATGGCAACACGAGGCGGCTTTCCGCCAGGAACTGGGACTGCTGGTGATTCTGTTTCCCCTGGGGCTGTGGTTGGGTCGCAGCGGGGTGGAGCGGGGATTGCTGATCGGTTCGTTGCTGCTGGTGCTGATTGTCGAGTTGATCAATTCGGCGGTGGAGGCGGTGGTGGACCGGACCGGTTCGGAATGGCATCCCCTGTCGGGTCGCGCCAAGGATATCGGATCGGCTGCGGTGCTGGTGGCGATGATCCTGGTGGCTCTGGTGTGGGGATTGATTCTGTGGGAGCGGCTGGCGTGA
- a CDS encoding methyl-accepting chemotaxis protein gives MINMSFFRDLPIGRKLGIAFGITGLFFLSVVWQFHDALFDSLDSYEFLQSEYGDRKDHFLNIHRYLLEARRGEKDFLARKEVKYVERVTHYVGLAQKEAEQLSRLKEPVGGMTGVQMAEKVRGLIGQYHTAFLEIVEAWKIQGLDPGSGLQGRFRKSAHDMEKILNDFDLDQLVVELGEMRRNEKDFVVRGKAKYVTQFQTQAGHFKGFLVVSQVNKELKEKLVGALSDYRAAFEAFVPVRHKDVLTQLEDPLYLRMSEKAHVVEELLESHYVPGIWKNLLMMRRHEKDYLMRLQDKYVKQLRDVAAVIVGNVNESAIPKDVKERILANVTDYEESFVALVDQNGRINGVSDKMRDAVHRMEPIIDENVTAAVEQMKRLEVQTRGESRTRATVALVVAVVAGVLATLFSIVITRLITGPLGTLNLFARQVATGDLNAGVDFKRKDEIGQLGRTMNQMVASLRDLVLSMSGNAQALEKSALELAEVSSQLSGSSANMTEKAGTTASAVEELSATMMQVSSSAQEASANLNSIASGTTQASSNIQSVFESSQETAAVLSQVAEASEQVSHELTAISAGAVRANHSVTSAASSIQDVTASFLAVRERCAFADTHSQQAADRIQSSEGVMVQLAQSAQEIGSVVDVINNIAEQTNMLALNASIEAAGAGDAGKGFAVVANEVKELARQTGFATQMIQDQAGAIQGQSGEVSDAIREIIRLIEGITAANSEIAQAVNTQSAAAEAVSLAMEISAGETSEVTDRLGGAVERLSGSSGQVMQVFNRLLDVSNQMGQASQGIEDVSRSVHNASEGAEEITRSVTEAATATGEIARAMAAVNDEAGQMQIISGVLDQRAGQLTGMARELKGLVARFKV, from the coding sequence ATGATCAATATGAGCTTTTTCCGGGATTTGCCGATTGGCCGCAAGCTGGGGATCGCGTTCGGGATCACCGGGCTGTTTTTTTTGAGTGTGGTCTGGCAATTTCACGACGCCCTGTTCGACTCCCTGGACTCTTATGAATTTCTGCAAAGCGAATACGGGGATCGCAAGGACCATTTTCTGAACATTCATCGGTATCTCCTGGAAGCCCGGCGGGGCGAGAAGGATTTTCTGGCCCGCAAGGAGGTCAAGTATGTGGAGCGGGTGACCCACTATGTGGGCCTGGCCCAAAAGGAGGCCGAACAACTGAGCCGGTTGAAAGAGCCGGTGGGGGGCATGACCGGTGTGCAGATGGCCGAAAAGGTCCGGGGGCTGATCGGGCAGTATCATACGGCATTCCTGGAAATCGTCGAAGCCTGGAAAATCCAGGGGTTGGATCCCGGATCCGGCTTGCAGGGACGGTTCCGCAAGTCTGCCCACGATATGGAAAAGATCCTCAACGATTTCGATCTGGATCAACTGGTGGTGGAACTCGGGGAGATGCGGCGCAATGAAAAGGATTTTGTGGTGCGGGGCAAGGCCAAATACGTCACCCAGTTTCAGACCCAGGCGGGTCATTTCAAGGGCTTTCTGGTCGTTTCCCAGGTGAACAAGGAACTCAAGGAGAAACTCGTTGGGGCGTTGAGCGATTATCGCGCTGCGTTCGAGGCGTTTGTGCCGGTGCGTCACAAGGATGTGTTGACCCAACTGGAAGATCCGCTCTATCTGCGCATGAGCGAAAAGGCCCATGTGGTGGAAGAGTTGCTGGAGAGCCACTATGTGCCCGGTATCTGGAAGAATTTATTGATGATGCGGCGTCATGAGAAGGATTATCTCATGCGTTTGCAGGATAAATATGTCAAGCAGTTGCGTGATGTGGCGGCGGTGATCGTCGGGAATGTCAATGAATCCGCGATTCCCAAAGATGTCAAGGAGCGAATTCTGGCCAATGTCACCGATTACGAGGAGAGTTTTGTCGCCCTGGTGGATCAGAATGGACGCATCAACGGGGTGAGCGACAAGATGCGTGATGCGGTTCACCGCATGGAGCCGATCATCGACGAAAACGTGACCGCCGCCGTGGAACAGATGAAACGTCTGGAGGTCCAGACCCGGGGAGAATCCCGTACCCGCGCCACGGTGGCGTTGGTGGTGGCGGTGGTGGCGGGAGTGCTGGCGACGTTGTTTTCGATTGTGATCACCCGGTTGATCACCGGTCCGTTGGGGACGCTCAACCTGTTTGCCCGTCAGGTGGCCACCGGGGATCTGAATGCCGGGGTGGATTTCAAGCGCAAAGATGAGATCGGTCAACTGGGGAGGACCATGAACCAGATGGTCGCCTCCTTGCGGGATCTGGTTCTCAGCATGTCGGGCAATGCCCAGGCTCTGGAGAAGTCCGCCCTGGAGTTGGCGGAGGTCTCCAGTCAGTTGAGTGGCAGTTCCGCCAACATGACCGAAAAGGCCGGCACCACCGCCTCGGCGGTGGAGGAGTTGAGCGCCACCATGATGCAGGTGTCCTCCTCGGCCCAGGAGGCGAGCGCCAATCTCAACAGCATCGCCTCCGGCACGACTCAGGCCAGCAGCAACATTCAATCGGTTTTCGAGTCCTCCCAGGAGACCGCCGCGGTGTTGAGTCAGGTGGCGGAAGCCTCGGAGCAGGTGAGCCACGAGTTGACTGCCATCTCCGCAGGCGCGGTGCGGGCCAATCATTCGGTCACTTCGGCGGCGTCGTCGATTCAGGATGTGACCGCTTCGTTTCTGGCGGTGCGGGAGCGTTGCGCCTTTGCCGACACCCATTCCCAGCAGGCCGCCGACCGGATCCAGAGTTCCGAGGGGGTGATGGTGCAACTGGCCCAGTCGGCCCAGGAGATCGGTTCCGTGGTGGATGTGATCAACAACATCGCCGAGCAGACCAACATGCTGGCCTTGAATGCCTCCATCGAGGCGGCGGGGGCCGGAGACGCGGGTAAGGGCTTCGCGGTGGTGGCCAACGAGGTGAAAGAGTTGGCCCGGCAGACCGGTTTCGCCACCCAGATGATTCAGGATCAGGCCGGGGCGATCCAGGGGCAGTCCGGGGAGGTTTCCGACGCGATCCGGGAGATTATCCGTTTGATCGAAGGAATTACGGCGGCCAACAGCGAAATCGCCCAGGCGGTCAACACTCAGTCGGCGGCGGCGGAGGCGGTTTCGTTGGCCATGGAGATTTCCGCCGGAGAGACCAGCGAAGTGACGGATCGTCTTGGTGGCGCGGTGGAACGGCTTTCCGGGAGTTCCGGACAGGTGATGCAGGTGTTCAATCGTTTGCTGGATGTGAGCAATCAGATGGGGCAGGCCAGTCAGGGGATCGAGGATGTCTCCCGAAGCGTGCACAACGCCTCGGAAGGGGCCGAGGAGATCACCCGCAGCGTCACCGAGGCGGCCACGGCCACGGGAGAAATCGCCCGGGCCATGGCGGCGGTCAACGATGAAGCGGGTCAGATGCAGATCATCAGCGGCGTGCTCGATCAACGGGCCGGTCAATTGACCGGCATGGCCAGGGAGTTGAAAGGATTGGTGGCCCGGTTCAAGGTGTGA